ATGAGAGGATCAAAGACGGGTTGAATATAGAGACATCGAGAGGCCGGACTTAGCCATTTCGGAGGTTGGAAGAAGTCATTTTTTCAAACTTGTCCAAATCAAGATAACACCAAAACCGGATCGGCCTCGTTCTCAAGAATCCAACAATCCCAAGAACATCAAAATTGAAGTCTGTATGAAGAAATGACGGCCGTTTTACGAGAGGAGGACAGAACAGAAGACGACGTACCATACAACCATGGCTGGTCGTATGACATCCACACAACTCCAAAAGCTTTCTCTTTTGACCGGATTCTTCACCGATTTCATCCACAATTGTTCCCACGAGATTCTTGGCTTAGAAGGAAGAGATTGGGAGAGGATAAGGCTCATCTAGAGCCCTTGGATGCATCAcatcaacggaggagatcgaggaGGCACCTTTTATATGCACCTCCATACCCAAGTCGCCACCTGGATCGCCTCCATCATCTCATTCATCCACAACACCATCTCCATTACTACTCCATCACCAGAGAAGGAGGGACACACATCAAGGGAAGAGGAGGAGGCTCCGCTACCATGAGCACCGGCATTCGGGCCAGTGCCATCGCATTGGCACCGTCATCGGTGCCGCCCCCATCTCCATCTCCACCAGCGCGGctaccatcatcatcatcaccaccacgccgccatCTCTACCAACACCACCATGCCTTCTCCCTTAACCGGCTTGATGCCGGCTTGTAATTTGTCCCTAACCTTTATGTTTATGTTTGAGTAGTTGTACCAGTTCTCAGGGATATGGTTGAACCCTATATGATACTTGATGTGATCCAATATCTTATGTGATTCGAGTTAGTAGTCTTCGCGAATGTTGAGAGGAGCGCTCTCTCACAGTTTTGCCTTGTTGCCGTGAAGTATATTACTGTTGCCGTGAGGGTTGGGGATATTAAGGTAATTCGAGGTGACAGTAAAAGCCTCGATTCCTCGCCGTTGCAATTGGTAGGGGATAAACAAAGAACCCTTAGAGAGGCTGCATCCACGGGGAAACCCTTAATTATCGTAGTGATAACCGGCTTGGGGAAGCTGCGGTAGTGGTGTACGTGGCACGTAGTCTACCTAGAGTAGAACATGTTCTGTACCCGGCTCCGCCCACTTATGCATGTGACCAGTGAATAGAGGATACGATAGTTCATATTAGTGGTAGAGATTCCGGAACCCTCGAGAACACTTTACGAAGCGTCGTCCTTACTAACTTAGTGTCATTTAATTCCCGTTTTATCTTCTTGTTAGTAGTTTAGTTAATGGCCCTTTTTATCTAGTTTCCCTACCAACCGATAGAGTAGACTATTTCTAAACTCTGGTTTGGGTGTGTACGTAGCTGCGTTAAGTGGGAGCGTAGTCGTGGGGTTTGTGGTGTCTTCCTATCAGCTCCCTGTGGGTTCGACACTTACTTATCATGAAAGTGCTACAACAGCCCTGTGCACTTATAGGTCATCACATCTCAAAAATCCGAAGGTTTCAATTTTTGTTTGTGACACTACAAATCGTCGCAGAATATGCACGCCTAATGACGGCACAATGCGTCACCGAAAATTATCTTTCACGATGTTTCCTGTTTCGTCACCAGGGTTTTTGTCACTGAATAGAGCAAAATTTGTAATGTGATGAACATTCAGAAGGATAAACTTACTCAGAGGAGTTATCAAGATGATGATACTACACGGACAATAGTAGATTATGGGAAGTGTCAAGACATAATTAACACATGCTAATTAGACGTTAAATCACCACTTACCAAAACCACCGAACGGTTGCTTTGGGCAACCGATGCAACTCTCGTAACAGTCGCGTCTTTATGGATGCGCCCCTTTGGGGACAGTAAATATGTAACTTTTCATCATCCATAGAAAACAGCTATTTTGTCAGTTGCTTTTCTCTTTTTAACAGAAGAATGCATTGTCAAGTGTTGTTTTCATCTCTGCGACACATGGATGTTGGTTCCGTTTAGGTTTGTTATCCCAGTAATGTTGGATAGATAGTTTGGCGTCCTAAAATAAACCTTGTAATCTTCCATCTAACGTATTATGATCTTCATGTATAGAAGTACAAATGTTGTCATTTTTGCAGCTACAAGAACTCTGCCTTCAACCGATGAGATCTATTCATCACGTACTTCTTTTGATTTTGCCCAAAGATAAGTGTATAGCCCAACAAGCACCATGGTTGTACCGAGCAGGCTGCACATACAGAATAAACAAGAATGATTTAGTTCATTTTCTATTTAACAACAACCGTTACAGAAAATATCATTTTACCATAATTCATTTTCTGTTTAACAATGCTAGTTATATGAAATATCATTTGCAAAATAATCACATAAAACAACATTTTACTATAATAAAAAAATTGGAAGAAGTTGCAGAAGGGGCGTACCCTCCGACTGTAATTTCATCACCTATGAAGATGGAGGCCAGCAAAATTGTGAATACCACAAACAATGGGTTGAACATGGGAGGATATGTTGGGCCTCGCTTGGCCACAACCCATGAGTTCAAGCAATATTTCCCTGCTGTTGCAAGTGCTCCCTACACCAAATGAGTTCATGATGATTTCCAGTTAATAATTATACATCCACTTTTTTCATTATCCAACTAATTTAATTTAATCCTCAATGAACCAATTTCAAACAAATGTTGAGTTCCCTAGCTTCAAATGTATACCagtttttttgaaaaaaatgtatTGGTTGTAGTCTATTTTTAATTAAAAAATGCGAGATCAAGGGACTCACCGAGTACAAGATGGTCACAAGGTCGAAATCCCATCCTAGCTTCCATGCCTTCTTGTCTGTATTCAATATTATTCCAATTATTGCTGTTTGGAGTCCTCCAACCAAGCATGTCGCCATGGATGACCAATACTTGTATGGATACACCTTGAGAACCTTTGACTAGAACAACATGTCATGGTACTTTACGCTTTAATTTCTACTAACAAAATAATGCTGAAACTTTAAAAAACAAACATCTAGTTATGGCTCTATGGCACAACCCAGTCACATGTCGATGCTCTTCTTCTATGCAACAAGATCATCATGAACTCATTCATGACATGCAATTAAAAGCATTGCTATTTACAAACAGGGAAACAATGGTTGCTAGTTGCACACATGAAACAGCAAAACACGATGACATCAACGAATTAAAAGCTGGGTTTTGGTAATAAAAAGTGGTTTCCTGCTTACCCATTTCCTCGGCTCAGAAATCCATATGCATCCTTAACCCAATGGTGTCAAACTAAATCGGAGATGCGGTATTATTTCAGCAAACGATTTTACACTCCTTTATTACCATGTTGTAATGCACTAGTTATCATCCTATTTTGTAACATGTTGCCATGCCATCTAGTAAGTACATTGTCGACATGGTGGTAAAAGTTACCAAACAGTCATGTAAGTACATCCTCACTCTTTACATTATTGTAAATGTTACAAGTGAGTGTGATAATTACGTCACCACCAACACTAACCCTGACCATCATGATTAATACAACAACTGGTAAGTTTTAACCAAACATCGTAGTAAATACATCACTATCATGATACTTATATCACTACTATGGCGGTAAGTAAGAATTCTGAAACACGATAGCAAGTAACTATTTTTTAGGGTATCATCATACCACATTCGGTAATACAAACAAACATGGTTACTGCATTAACAGTATTGTAGTATTTTATTTATGTATAAATTATTAATCTAAATACAAGGCAAACTTCTAGGGACACCAAATAGTGGTGTCCATGATATAGCACCTCTTCGTGAATATGTGCTTACACGTGTGCATAATTAAATACTTCTTGGTTAGCACATCTAGAACAAAAATTGACGCTATTAACCTCTTAAACtaacaaagtaaagtaaaaggGGGTAATGTTTGAACTTGTATGTTGATAACTTATACTCAAAATGCCCATATGAGATATAGTTTTCATGAAAATGAAGATGACGGTGAACACCGATCTTAAATTCGTGATATTTCTTTTGAAAATTTGGATTTATTAGCAATCTCTGTGATGTCATCTATTAAATGCATGCAAGTAGTACCTATGTCGCATACTCTCCTATCTCTCCGCTCAACATGCATGCCTAATATTAAGACTAATGAGCATACATCTCCCTACTCGAATACCAAACAATGTAATGGAATTGACACAAATAATGAGGGATAGCAACAACATGTCACTGCATGGACGGTTACCTGGAGCAGGTACCAGCAAGCAAATGTGAAGCTGCTGCCTAGTAAGAATATTGTACCTCTTAGTTGATTGCTTGCACCCTCAGGTGTCTGTTCCTTGGGGTGGATCTTTAGGATGGGATTCCAGAGATGCAACGCCTTGCCCTTGTAAAGGCTGATGAGCATCGTGCCTCCAACAGAGAACAGAACACCTGCAACCTTCAGTGATCTAAACGCACTCCAAATTCGCAACGTCTCCATTCTAATATGTTCAGGAAAAACACACACGTTTGTTAGAAAATAAGATAGAATACGATGAATGTTGATTAGTAGTTGGAACATTTAAATCCATCACTTGAGTTTGCGTTCTTTTGTGGGTCGCCAAGAAGTTGATTTTGGGCCCAGTAAATTAAAGTCAAAATTTATTGTAAACACGTGAATAATGAAGAAATTTGATACCTGAAGAGGACTGAGAGGATGAAGGTGGCCAGTGGAATTAGGTTTAGAAAGATGACAACATAAGACGGTGTTGTATCAAGGAGGCCATAGTAGTATAAGCTCATCGGCAGTGCGTACCTGCATACCATGAGGTGTGGTCACTTGCATGTGATCTAATATTTTCTTCACTCAATTGTCCCTATAATCGGCTATATTATATCTTGAAACTACTTTTCTACCTATTTGTGtatgtgtgtgggggggaggggggttatTGTTCTCTCTCAAGCTCTCGTCATGGAAACACTATATTTCTACATAAGTAAACAATTGATCTGGATTGAAAAATGTACCCTATTACAAATCACTATAATATGGCGGCTTTGACCGAAGATGCAAAATAGAGCTCGAGCTCCATGGAGctcttttttttgaaaaattcaaaaaaatcatattttgaagattctaaaaattctgaaaacacACACATGTTTATTTGGATGTATTCTACTTGTGAGTAAAGTTTGATGATGGTATAAATTAAGGTGAGATCTATAGAAAAAGACAAATATGTGATTTGAAAATGATGAATAGTACACACATTGTTCACTATTGAAAATGCACGGATTTTTCTGTTTGTATAGCTGGTCTGTTAATGTATTTCATTGTGAAACTTTATACACTTATATTTCCTCCTCCCAATAAGGCGACCAGGGTTTCCCCTCCTCCCGTCAACACTGCCGCCGGTCCATCCTGCCTTGGATGGCCTTTGGGCCGTGGAGGTGCCAAGGACACCAGCCCCTTGCCCATAGGAGGGACCTCGCTCTCATTCTTGTTTGATTCAGTACCTTGGTTGGGGCTTTGTGGCGACAGCGATATCCTCGAGTTGGAAAatgtgttggagatatgccctagagacaattcTGTATGATgctatttcctatgtgtttatgaattaATATAGTCCTTGGGCATTAGCAATGATGTGTATCAACAAGTATGCGGCTTGTTTGTGAGACTATATATGATATGATGATCATTTTAAATGGTCCCTTTGTCAAAAAGGTTGTGTGGAGGCACATctgactagactagcatatgacacggtggATGGCTTGGTCTCAATGTCCATGTAGCATTGGGATGGTAGCCTTATAATATGGACTCGGAATGATCTGGAGTCAGATTCGACGTGTTAAGATAAGGTTTGAGTCCGACAGACCCAACTGTGAGATGCAGCGATAGGTCATATATGACCGAGTCTCCATTATAACTGGTGTTATGTGTCTTAAGACCTGAGTTCGGTGCATGGACTCAGGATGGTGACCGACCTGCCTTGGGCCAATCAAACGCTACTCCATTATTGGGTAGTTATAAAGGACGCTTTTGGGCTTGTATAGATCCATGtcgcgagacatggtcgagcaaaatgagatttgcccctccgatctgGAGAGATATACTCTAGGCATCTCGTGTCATCTGACctggataagcatggccatgcgacaaggattaggAGATACTCCGGTTTTTGtaggtcggcatcactggaatgAGCAAGAGGGCGGGGTCGAACAAGGATGGCCGATTCACCTTGAGCTTGGCAATATATATCGTGAGGAGAAAGGAACAGATGTGTGACATATTGTACAAGCTCGCCAAAACTGGCTTCATTGTCTGCTTGGAGGTTGACACGTTTTGCAGATGCCTACCAACAAAGTAGGTCGGATGTGATCCGCCCTGCGACCAAGTCGACTTAAACCTAAGGGGTCGCGTGCTTAAGAGAAGGAACATACGAGGTCGGGTCCAACTTCGCAGGTCGGATGTAATTCGAACAGATCTTGGATGTGGGCCGAGTAGACTTGTccgccataggatccatgggggGCCTATGTGATGAGCCCGCGATGGATGCCTACGTTGAGGTGCGACACATGTTTTCAGTTGATTGCTTTTTCGTTGTCATTAGGGCTTTGCATGTATTACAAATAGCCACGCCCACTTGCCGCCGACTGTGTGATCgaacctagcagtccgccgcaaaAAAAGGATCTACCAGTTTGCCGCATTGTGTTCgtcctgcacgcgcggatactATTAGAGGTAGTGCACTTGCACCGCTCTGGTGTACCTGTTCAAAGGATCTGGCGATCGGCTGTTCAAGGGAATCGACGGGGAGGAGACAACTCTGACTCCATGCTGCTCCTACACTTCTTCCACTACAAGGACTGCGCGTATAGTGATAAACACGTGATCAATCTCCTTAGTATGATCCTAGGATGATTTGCGCGTAGGAGTATTTTTATATTGCAGTAGATGCACCTAGCGTATCCTAGCATAATGTCTCTCACATATGCTTCCCGTCCCCAATGGTGCATCTAGCATCATCGAAGGCCCCGTGGCGGTGTGTCTCCAACGGATCATGCGGGATTTGGTCGGTGATGGTATTTGATGGATCTGTGGATGCAGTCTTCAATCGTGTGTCTACATGTTTGATCCTTCTGATATATGCATCTCTTCATCGGTGACAATTTTTGTTCTAGTGCGTTGGCCTTATGGGGTCTTAGGACCATGACTTACCGTCAGTCAcctacaacaaggtttgcccggctccgaCGAGGGAGGGCGATGACGATGGCATGCCTTCGGTTcgctccagtgcttgtagtcgttgcTAGGTGATCCACATACCTGGTTATTATTTTTTGTTACTTTTGGTGTTCTCTGTACTGCCGTGATAGATGAtgaatactccctccattcactATTATAGgatgttttggatattttaatatggactacatacggactaaaatgagtgaacaaacacactaaaacaCTTCTATATACATTTgattaagaaaaaagttagaacatcttataatTTGGACAGAAGGAGTAGATTGGAAGTTTCTCCTGTGAAACAAAATACAATACACCCAGATGAACATGCGGTTTATTGTCCAAAATTTATTGAAGCTTTGAAATATCAGTTTTGAAAGTTTCATTAAAACAAGCTCCATGGAGCACGAGCCCCAAATGCCTCACTCGGCTTTGACTCATCACAAATTCATTTGGTACTCAAGCATTTAACCGAAGTTTGCTCATGAGATCTTTTTTAGGAGAATTTTAACCTGCACTAAATATAATGTCTTAATGAATTGAAGAGTTACTATGTTGTTATAATTTATAACTAACATGCGTGGTGCTGATATAAAAGAATGACTAGGCTATAGAGGTACAGAAACAGCATAAACAAACAAAAATACTTCCTAACAATCATTTGCACGCCAGCATGCGCACAGATgcaatgtactccctccattccaaaatagatgactcaactttgtactaagtTAGGGGCTTTGTGCTGATGAACGAACGTACCCGATGAAGGCGTTGAGGAAGATCCATCCAGTGGCGTGCCAGCCCATCTCCCTCCACTTGCCCCTGCATATACACAGCGAAATTCACAACTAAGCTAACTAGTTTCAAAATAACTGAGTTTTATGTTTGTCCTAAGTCAAATATGTATAAGTTTGACCAACACCATAGATAAATGGACTAACATCTACCACACCAAATACACTTAATAAGAAAATATATTCTTAAAATCTCAACTATTTTTTACGGCGAAAACTTTGGATCTATTTAGGAACTGTCATGGCAGTATGAAGAACACCAGAAGTAACAGAAATTACATACAGATCCCTAGACCACCTAAGGGCGACTACAAGCACCGAAGCAAGCCGAAGGCACGAGATGTTATTATGTTTCGATATAGACTTTGTCAAACTTATATACATTTGACATAGGACAAGTTTAGAACTTCAATTATTTTGGAACGGTGGTAGTAAATTTTATGTATGCTGGATAAAAACTAGCGACTATTTTACTTTTTAGTTACAAAGTTGGAAGATTTTGAAAGCTAATAGTAAACACCTTTCGTTGATGAGCGCCAAGGGGAGGATGAAGGCAGCACCGAAGAGGCTGGCGTAGGCGAGTAGCACCAAGATGACCATGCCGCCCCCGATGGAGACCTTGGACAGCAGGATATTCCCCGTGATGATCAGCTGCACCAGCACCATCGACGCCGGCGTCCTCCACCCCGCCTTCGTCTCCGCCTTGATGTCCATCGATGGCGCACCAATATATACCACCGGTTCTCTGTGTGTGGGTTTCAGGACAGGGCTGGCTATGTTGCAAGCGTGCACTTGGAAGCTGAAACCTGATAGCACATATATAGGAGCATCGAGTTAATAGCGTTTATTTAGGGGTATCAGTCTATTTTATAGCATTTGTAACACCACAGGAGCACATACCAGCATTTTATTTAATCTATTATATATAAAAGTACTTTATGGGCTAACCAAAAAAAAGAATTATTCTAGAAATTACCACAAAAATTAGAAACATCTAACCATTTATTTGATAGAGAATTTTTTTACAGCCGTCCGATCTAGGTAGAGGAAAATTAATTACCCACCTTTGCCATTACATATCCATATATAGTGGGGGGACCAATGGCCTTCATTAACTTCCATCATATTGCCGATAAAAAGAATTCCTCATACCTCTTCAATCTGATCTATGTAGGTAGCAAAAAAGGccacgaaagaaaacaaaacgctgccgccgccgcctccgcatTCACGGATGAGATCCACGGGATCACGGCAGCCCAACCGTTATTGCCAGCCGATCCGATCAAGATGGGGATGGCCAGAAGTTGGAGCACCAGGATGACGGATGGCCGAAGGATCCTGGAGGCCATTGAATCGCACACCCAATTCCAATAAAAGTAAGTATGCCATGATTAATTGGTTGTCTATATATGGATTAGGTATTTGTGCGTGGTTGGTGCTAGCCGCAGTACCTGCATGATTGGATCTTGGAGGCAGTTGAATTCCAGCCAATTCCGGTTAAAGTAAATATGCCTTGATTAATTAGTTCTCTGTAGACGAATTAGGTATTTGTGCCCGCATGGTTGGCTGGGGAGTTGGGTAGAGAATAAGCTATTGTTGATTACCGATTGAGACCAGACATTCACACATGCATGCCCCCAGTCCTAACACAGTCCCCCTCCCGATCAATCAAAGATTTTTTTTCCATGCACACAGCACACAACCCATATATAGCTATGTGCCAGAATGTGATAGGTACGCTAGCTTTATCAGTTTATGTACAATAGTACAAGATACAATGTTTGGACTTCAACGAAGTTTATTGATTATTCGATCAGCCAGGAGCTCAGAACTGTTGTGGATGTGCATGTTCAGGTCACTGGAACTAGCTCTATGCAAGGACCGATCAGGTGATCGAGTATGTGCTGATGTACAAAGCATCGGCTAGCAGTAATCCATGACGAGAAGTGAGCTTTTGTTGTCGTTTTCGTCACCAGAAAGGGTGGCTTGCAAAGAGATGATCTCAAGCACCAACTTAGTTCTGAACGTTAGTGTTCAGGGAGAAGCCAGGGAGCACCCTGAGCACTATCGTTCTGGATCTGCCCGAGTTTGGGACTACAATGACGGTCTTCCAGGCAGCGGAGAGCTACAGGTAGGGAGTGTGACTCGGGAGTTGGGAGTAGCAAGGTAGCCAAGGAGGAGTATGACGTGGACTTTATAACTATTGAATGACGCAGAAGGCTGTTTTGGTTGTGGGCGAATATTGCGGTGGACACTGCAACGAGTACATGGATGCGTACCATAGCCTCTAGCTGGCCGTGCACGTCGCCGAGGTATGCCTGCACTATGTCATGTACGATGGGCCATCCCAGTTTTACCCTAGCGTAGATATGACGAAGGTGAATTAGTCGATGAGTGGCTGCACTGATGTGTATTCCGTGTCGACTACCAGCAGGATGTCGTACTTGGCGCACAGTTCGCAATGACGGCCAATAGTACCTCACGCTCCTCATCGGTTGTTAGTGACGCCAGCTCCAGTGGTTCCATGTACAACGGGCTCGAGTTGGACAGGTCAGAGCACTTCTTACCATTAGATTGGATGCTACCTAAGAAATTACTGCAAAACAGCGAAACCGACTTGAGCGCGACCTTCAAGATGCCCCAAAAGCTATATGGCTCTGTGGCACGCACGTGTCCGGCATCAATGCGTCGTCATCCGTCGTGTTAATCCACGCTaatagaaaaagggcctattgtccttattggtaagggccttttgtcccggtttttgaaccgg
This sequence is a window from Aegilops tauschii subsp. strangulata cultivar AL8/78 chromosome 7, Aet v6.0, whole genome shotgun sequence. Protein-coding genes within it:
- the LOC109783392 gene encoding WAT1-related protein At5g64700-like, whose amino-acid sequence is MDIKAETKAGWRTPASMVLVQLIITGNILLSKVSIGGGMVILVLLAYASLFGAAFILPLALINERGKWREMGWHATGWIFLNAFIGYALPMSLYYYGLLDTTPSYVVIFLNLIPLATFILSVLFRMETLRIWSAFRSLKVAGVLFSVGGTMLISLYKGKALHLWNPILKIHPKEQTPEGASNQLRGTIFLLGSSFTFACWYLLQSKVLKVYPYKYWSSMATCLVGGLQTAIIGIILNTDKKAWKLGWDFDLVTILYSGALATAGKYCLNSWVVAKRGPTYPPMFNPLFVVFTILLASIFIGDEITVGGLLGTTMVLVGLYTYLWAKSKEVRDE